AAAGAAAATTATATATATGTTGTTTTACTATTGATTTACTTTGAGTCTTTTCTCTCCAATTATCTATATTAGAAATTGTTAATTTAAGTTCTTCAATAAGTTCCTTACTTATTTTCTTTAATTTTTCCCTTTCTCTAGATAATAAATTGGGTTTTTCTAATAAATCAAAAACTGCTAAATATTCTTCTGTTAACCCTTCTCTAGCTGCTCTTTTTTCTTCTTTGCTTAAATCATTAACAAACTTAAGCAAGTCCTCAAATGTCTTTTCTATAGTTAACCTATCTTTTTCATTATTATATTCTTCTATTATCCTTTGATATCTTTCATAATAATCCATTCTTGTAGAGTTTTGTTTTAGCATTTTTGACAATCTCATTTCTATCTTTTCTTGCATATCATGGACTGTAGTATTTTTTCTTGGATTCTTTTTAAATTCTTCTTTTAATTTATCAAAATCAATATTACTTATATCAAATACTTTATATTCATTTACTGAATCTTCTTTTATTTCTTGTGTACTGATAGCATCATCAACTACGGTATGCAATTCTTTTATTACCTCTGTAATATCACTAACTTTTTTCTTTTCCTGTATCTTTTTATATATTATATCAATTGCATTTTTATACGGAGTATATTTATCTATATCTTCATGATATAAGCAAGCTTTATATTTAGCTATTACCTCTCTAGCCAATATTTCAAATTTATTTTTAAATTCTTTACTTGAGTAAATAACTTCTTGTGCATCATTTATAAGTTTTATTTTGTTAAATCCACTCTCACAAACAACAAGTTCATCTAAATTATAATTCAATGATTTTAAGTGCTCTTTTGTTTGCTCAATAACATAAGCTAATTCGTTAATTAGTTCCTCATCTGTCTTTGCTGGATTTCCAGTTGAAGTATTTTCTCCATTGTTTATTCCAGTTGCACTTCCGTAATCTGCTAAAGCTTGTCTTAAATTTTTAAGGACACCTATATAATCTACAATAAGTCCATTATTTTTACCTTCATATACACGATTTGCTCTTGCTATTGTCTGCATTAACGTGTGCTGTTTCAATACTTTATCTAGATATAAAATAGATAAACATTTTACATCAAATCCTGTAAGCCACATAGCACAAACTATTGCTAATCTAAATGGACTTTCTGAGTCTTTAAAATCAGTTGCTAATTCTGTATATTTATCTTCATTATTTCTCTTTATTCCCTTTTTTATCTTTTCTCTATGCGGTTTTATATCTAAACCCCACTTTTCAAAAGTTTTAACTTCATTTTGTTCTTCACTTACCACTACTGCATATTCTGTTTCCTTAAGCCAATTTAAATGCTTTGTTTTCTCTACTCCATCTTGTTCATCAATACAATTCTTTAATTGAGATTCTTCTAATTTTATTTTTTCCTTCCAGTATTTATCTATGAGATTATACATTTTAACACAAGTAACCTTATCTATACATACAAGCATAGCTTTGCCACTTTCCCACATTGTTGAATAGTGATTTACTATATCCCTTGCTATTTTATCTAATCTTTCATTACTTGTTATTACATGGTATTGCTTACCTAATGCTCTTCTCAACTTTTCTTCTTGATCATCACTTAAATCAAAATCTTCAATCTTATCTTGAATCTTGGAATTTAAATTATGGTCTACAATTCCTAGCTTTTCTCCTCTACTTTCATAATAAAGAGGTACTGTGGCTCCGTCTTTTACTGCCCTATCAAAATCATATATGGATACATAATCACCAAACTCTTCTTTAGTAGTTGTATCTCCACTTAGAAGAGGTGTTCCTGTAAAGCCTAAAAATTTAGCCTCTGGCAAGGCATGTCTCATATTTGTTGCAAGTAATCCATACTGTGTTCTATGTGCTTCATCTGATATAACTATTACCTCATCACTATTAGGAAATGGTTCTTTTACCTTTTCATTAAATTTATGAATAAGTGTAAAGATATATCTATTATTTTGTTTAAGTAGTGTTTTTAAATGCTCTCCGCTAGATGCCCATACATCATAATTAGCTTTAACTGCTTCAACACCTACAAAAGTTTTGTATATCTGTTCATCTAATTCTGTCCTATCAGTAACTATTAAAAATGATTGATTACCATTTAATTTTCTTAGTATCTTTTGACAGAAGAAAACTATAGAATAAGATTTTCCACTTCCTTGAGTATGCCAAAACACACCAAGTTTATTACTTTTAGTTTTTTTAGATTTCTTAAAAGACTCAACTGCCTTATTGACTCCTAAAAATTGATGATTTCTAGCAATAATTTTAACTAATTTTCCTGAGCTATCATCAAACAATATAAAATTTTCAAATATGTCCATAAAATTATCTTTTGAACACATTCCTTTAAGCATTGTTTCAAACTCAACAGAGCCCTCTTCTTCCTCTTTAAGTCTCTTCCACTCATTAAAATATTCATATTTACTTGTAACAGCTCCAGCTTTTCCTTTACTACCATTACTTAATATTACAAATGCATTGAAATTAAATATTTCTGGTATTGTATCCTTATAATCAGTAAGGTTATCTCTATATGCATCTTCTACTTCCTTATGAACATTTTTTAATTCAATAAATAATAAAGGTATTCCATTCACAAAACCAACAATATCTGCTCTTCTTCTATAAAGATCCCCTTGTATCCATAATTCTCTTATAGCCAAAAAATGATTTTTAGAAGGTTCTTGAAAGTTAAAGATTTTTAATTTTTCTTCTTTTCTATGTCCTTCTCTATCTTTAAACTCTACTTTTACACCCTCTTTAAACATTTTATATTTTTCTTTGTTAATATCTATAAGAGATTTAGATATATTATTTTCAACTATTTTTTCAATAGCTCTATCATACGCTTCTTCTGGTAAATTAGGATTAAGTTTCTTAAGTGCTGGCTTTAAATATTTAACCAGCACTATTTCTTTTTCTATTTTTCTTCCAAATGTACCATTTTCCCCAAGTGTTTCAGTATTATACGCATAAGCTGTATTCCAATCTAAATTATATTTGAAATAATCTATTGTTGTCTTTTGTACTAACCCGTCTTCTGAATACTCCTTACTCATACTTCAATCTCCCCCATAATTAACTTTGGTATTAAAATATCTCTGGCTTCTTTTAATTTTTGATTTTGCTGTAATAAATTATTTAGTAACACTCTTAAATCAGTAATTTTTGTTTCAAATTGTTCAATTACTTTTTTTTCTGGCATTAATATATCTACATCTGTAATTAATTTTGCATTAGCACTTTTTCTAGTTGCCCCAGTACTAGATTGTGATATAAATTGTTGATAAAAATCAGAATTAAGAAAATAAAATAAGTAATATGGCTTTATATTATCATTATTTATATTTATCCTTATTAAATATGACGCAAAAACAGCTTCTATATCTTCTTCCACAATGCCAACTTTACCAGGATCAGCCATTCTTATTACAAGAATATCATGCTTTTTTAATGCATATTTATCTTTTTGATTGTCTTCAATTTTACACCATGGTACACTAGACCAATTAATATAGCTAGTTTTATTTATATCTTTACCTCTTAAATACTTAACACCTGTATCTTCATTCAATGCACTTTCTGTAAAACCATATTGTGTTGACACGATTTCACTCAAATGCACTTTACTCCATCCTTTAGGTACTCCATCCACAAATTCACACTTTTCATACCCAGGAAATCTAAAATTAACAAACCATTCTTTATAAATTAGCTCTGCACTTTCTTCTAATAATTTTATTCTTTTAAGGTTATTTTCTATTAAATAATCATATTTGGAAATTATATTAACTACTTTTTTTTGAATATTTATATCCACTTTAGGTACAAGAATCTCTTTAATCTTATATATTCCTAACTTAGGCTGTGCTGCACCTGCTGCTAGTGTTTGCATTTCTTGCTTTGATTTATCCATAGATAGATAATAGAGTAAAAAACTCGAATCATAGTTTTTAAGTTTAGTAATTTTCACTGCATTTTCTGTAAGATTAGCCCCATCTAATTCTTCTGAGACAATTCCAATATCACCTATATTTGCACCAACTATTGTTATACATACATCATTTGTGCTCACTGTATAATTTTTAATAGTTTCATATGTTTTCTCATCAATATATTGTAACTCATCACATTTTATTTTTCCCTCTCCAATATCTCGTGCTCTTATATATTTATATTTAGTTTCTTGTTCTACAAAATCGCAACCTTTGGGTAACCTTTTTCCACCCTTTATTTCAGAAATTTCGCCTAATTTAATCATATTCCCAACTCCTCAAAGTTGCATTTTATCACCTTAGCCAATTCAAAAGCTTCCTCATTTAATCCATCTAGCTCTATTTGTATTTCTTTAAGTCTTGCTTCAAAATCAAAGTCTTCATCAATATGTTGTGCAACGCCTACATATCTTCCTGGTGTTAAACTCCAATCATTCTTTTCTATTTCTTCTTTATCAACTAATTTACATAATCCTTCTATGTCTTCTAGTTTTGCATCTTTAAATTTACTTTGAAGCCATTTCACTTGAGAATATAGATAATTTATTTCTTTTAGAGATTCAACAAAGTCTTTTTTAGCTTCATCAATCTTTTTCCTATCTTCTTTTACTTTTTTTGTATCCCATTCATCACTCTTCTTAGCTTCTAACTCTTTTTCTGCTTTATCAATAAGATTATTAGCTTCTTTATATAAGTGATCTATAGCTTTTATTTTCAATTTGATTTTATTTGAGATTTCTTCAAATTTGCTATATTGCTCAATTTGGATAGAATTCGCTTTATCTATTTCACTAAAATCTTCTATAGTGTTATCTTTAACCCAATTTTGATAATCTTCTATTTCTCTATTTAAAGTTTCTTTTTCAACAAAATAATTATCAATATCCTTTTGCAATTCTTTTAGTGAAGTATAATATTCTTCTCTAATTTCTTTATTTTCATCAGCTACTAATTTAAATGAATTAAATCTTTCAAGTTGATCAATTAATTCATGTAGCTTATCTTCAAATAATATTGCTTTTTTATTTATAAAATTAGCCTTACTTGAATAATCATTAATATATTCAGCTACTAATTTAAGATATCTTTCATTTTGTCCTCTATATAACCATACTATTGACGTTATATTTTTAAGTTGTTCCTCTGAAAAATCATTTATTGTTCTATTAACTTTTCTAAATATATTTCTAGCATCTATCATTAGTACTTTATCTTTCTTATCTTCTGACTTGTTTTTATCAAAAAACCATAAAGTACAAGGTAAACTTCTAGTGTAAAAAAAGTTATTACCTATTGATATAATCACATCTACATCATTAGTTTTTATAAGTCTTTCTCTTACATCCTTTTCTCCATGACCTGCATCAGTAGCAGAACTTGCCATTACGAAACCCGCTCTTCCTTTTTCATTTAAATAAGAATAGAAATATTGAATCCATAAATAGTTTGCATTACTAACTGCCTTAGATTTTTTATTCACTCCTGGTAATCCAAATGGCAGTCTAGGGTCTGTTTTTATTTTTTCACTATCAACACCATCTACATTAAATGGTGGATTAGCCATAACATAATTACATTTACCTAAAAGTTCGTGTTTATCTTCATAAAAAGTATTACCTTCTAATATCTTACCTTCTAATCCATGAACTGCCATATTCATTCTTGCAAGCTTAGTATTAAGTTCTGCTTTTTCTTGACCATAAAATGTTACTTTATCGTTTGCACTAGCACCATGACTTTGAATAAAATGTCCTGTTTGAACAAACATACCTGCACTACCACAAGCCGGATCTAATACGATTCCTTGCTCTGGCTCTATAACATTAACTATCATTTGAACTAAAGATATAGGAGTAAAGAATTCTCCCCCTTCTTGTGCTCCAGTCATAGCAAATTTATTTAAAAAATACTCGTATATTCTTCCAAATACATCGCCCTTAGCATTTCTTAATTCATCACTATTAAACTTTCTTAATAATTCTCTAAGTAATTCATTGTCAAATATCGTATAATTAGTAGGTAAGGAACCTTTTAATTTTTCATATTCCTTTTCTATAGCTTTCATTGCATTATTAATAGATTTACCTATATCAGCATCTTCTGTTAAAGATACTAAATAATCATACCTAGCTATTTCAGGAAGGAAAATAGCACTTTTACTTTCAAAGTCCTCTTTAGTTATAGGTCTTTTTTTACCATTTCTAGATGGTAAGTTTTCTTCTATTTCTTCCTTAACCATTAAAAACCTATTATAAGCATATCTTAAAAATATAAGTCCTAATACTGGCATACTATACTCTGCTGCTGTTAGCTTTGAATTTGCCCTTAGTTGATCTGCTGCATCCCATAAATCTCTTTCTATTTTCTTGATATCTTCCATTAAATATCTCCTCTTTCGCATTAACTAATATTTATACTAAACTAAAATAATTTCATCAGCCTATACAAATGCAATTATATTATAACCCTATTTTTTTGTATTTTCCATAATGTTTACAAAATGACTGTTTCCTCCCCCTGCACTACTAAACATACTAATTTTCACATTAATAAAAATCCACTAGTTTAACTAGTGCAGATTGTTCAAAAAGCCCCCAACAATTGGGGGCTTTTGTTTACGCCAAAATTCTCTTATGCGATAGCATTCGAAAAATATTTATTATGCATGTTAATTTGGAATAAATTTGAATTAACATACACAAAAAATAGTTCGATAGCACCATGGCTATCTTTTTCATATTCTGAACTGCTGCTGTAAGAAAGCATTGTTCAGAAACATTTTTAATTCCTCGCATGCGACAATAACGTATCCCATGTAATTTTTTTGAATCAGCAAAGCTACGCTCAATCTTTTCTTTACGTTGTTTGTAAATACTTTTACCTTTAACATGGGGTCCTAAACGGAACCCAAAAACACCTTGATAATTTTTATCTGAAATTTGTTTACAAATAGGATTGGTAGAATATGCGGCATGTGCTACTAAATATTTTGTATTAAAATTAAACTTTTCTATTTGAGTTTATTCTTTTAACATAAGGATCTACATCGTTTATATTTCCAGGAGTAACATGAACATCTGTTATAATATTATACTTTCCGTCAACAGTTCTATGATCTAAATAAAAGAAGCCTTTAGGTTTTCCATCTCTAACGATGTATCCACCGTTTGGATCGGTTGTACTTACTTTTATTTCCTTAGTTTCAGCTATTCTAGTCTTTTTTTAGAGGTTTTTTATTATGATTAATTCTATCTTTATTAATGTCATCCTCTAATTTATTAAAGTATTCCTTTGTAGATCTAGTTATTTCTTTTTTAATAAATTTATGTTTATTAGCGTTAGTTTTTAAATGAGTAGAATCAGTATATAGAATTTTGCCATCAACCAAGTTTCTATTAATAGCTTGAAATACAATATTATCGAATATTTCTTGATGTATATTTGTATTACTAAATCTTTTTGTTCTATTCTGGCTTATAGTGGAATGACTTGGTATTTTATCAGTAAGTCCATATCCCAAAAACCATCTGTAAGCTACGTTTACCTGGATTTCTTTTACAAGCTGACGCTCTGAACGTATACCGAATAGGTATCCTATAAAAAGCATTTTAAATAATACAACTGGATCCACTGATGGTCTACCATTATCAGCACAATATAAATCTCTTATAAATGAAAAATCTATGTATTTATCTATTTTTCTAAGTATGTGATTTTCAGGTACTAAATTTTCTATATAAACTAGCTCTAATTGATTTTGTTTTATTTCATTATTATTAAACATTTTTCCTCCGTAGGAGCCCTAACGGGCTAAAAAATTTATTGGTCTAAAATATATATCCTACATAAATACCAAAAACTATTTTTGTAATAAATGCAAAAAACTGTTGATAAATCTATCAACAGTTTAAGTAATTATAATACTTTTTAATTTTAATATTCTTGTTTGTAATTAAATTTAGTATTTATAAATGAAATTATACTATACATTTTAAAGGGATCTTTTATTATAAATTCATCAACATTTTTGTACACCCTAACTCTTATTTTAATATCTGGTCTACAATTTTCTAATACTTCTATTCCGCCAACTTCTTCATCATTAAAAATAATATATCTTATATTTTTAATATCTTTAACCTTTTCTAATGCCATCCCATCTAACAAATTCTTTTCAATAACATTAAACATTTCTTCTTCCATACTTAAAACCATATCTGACTTTATATCTGACAGTTCGTCTGATATTGGTTTCAAACTATCTAGCCTACGTTTTATGATTTGTTTACTTGGTTTTAATGCCTCTTCTATTTCTGTTAATTTTCTTTTTAAACTATTGATTTCATCAATTGTTTCTTTATTATAATGTTCTTAAGTAAACTTTATTATTATATTTTAAAGATTTTAATTAATAATGTCTACGTCAACATCTTTAAATATTATGAATATTCTTTTCTTCTATACCAATATCTTTCAAATAATTATAAATGCCATTATAAAATTCAGGACTCATAGTAATATCATTTTCATCACCTGTTGGAATAAAAATAATAAATCCTTGTCGTGCACGAGTTAAAAGCACCCTATACGCATTCTTCAAATAAAGAATATTATCTTTCTTATTGATATTTTGCCACTTAGTACCGTTAAAATTATAAAATTCAAAGTGATCACTGCAAAATCTCAAGTTTGCATCCCAACAAACAATTGTCCAATCAAGCTCTAGTCCCTGAATATCAAATTCTGTAGCTGTTTCTTCTAAGAAATAAGATGACCTTACATCATCCTTACTATTAAGAAACCAATTAGGTGCGTCAATCTTATTTTGTACCCACACTCCATATTTACGAAGTCTTTTAGCACCAGAACTTGCAGTCATTCCATAGCGCTGTGAACCTTTAGCTTTATTTTTCACCCATTTTTTAGCAACTTCTAAATCTCTTGTAATACAAATTGGATAGTCTTTATTAAAATTTTTATATAATTCTTTTGACTTATCCTTATTAACATCTAAAATAGCCTTAACAAATTCAGCTACATTTTCACTTCTAAATGAACGTAATGATATAGATAAATGTAAATCATCTACAATTTTATAATTGATACCTTTAACTAATTCATCAAAAGTATTTCCCTTAGAATATTCATCATCTATAATTTTATTAGATATATACACATCCCAATCAGGATAATTATTTCTTAGCGATTGAAACCAACCAGAAATTCCTTGTGATTCACCCTTGTTAATTTCTTGTCCTCCACCTATTAAACAAACTATGGTAGACCAGCCATTGTGACGATTTAATATACTAATTAAGAATTCTGGTTCTGACATATTAAAATCTAATACGCCTTTTTTCTTTTTCATAAAATTAGTTAGATTAGGTTCGTCCCAAGCTCTTTGCGCTTCATCAAAAATAGCAACCCTTTCAATAGGCGGAGTATCAACTGATATAGCATCATCACGAAAATGATGGATAATCTGTATAAACTCCCTTGATTTTCGTATAGCTTCACTTTTTCTTATATTATTTCTTTTTACATCATCCCGAGCTAAGGCTTCTTGCAAAACATCAACTAATGGTCCATTTCCAGAAAGAAATACAGCATGTTCATTTTCATCCACTTTTTGGCGTTCAATAGCAATATTAAGTCCCGCCAACGTTTTGCCTGCACCGGGAACTCCAGTAATAAAACAAATAGACTTCTTATTGTTTGCTTTGCTATAATCAATAATATCATTTATAGCTTTAGTTGTCTTATTAAGATTTTTTGCACTTGCATCATTTCTTGAAATATCCTCCACATTATGACCCATATATAGGGCTTGAGCTGCTTCAATAATGGTTGGAGTAGGCATGTATAATGAGTTTATCCAACTCTCAGGATTAAAGTTGGTTCTTCGATAAAGAGAACAAACTTCCGAAATATATTTTCCAATATTAAATTCATTACAACAATAAGTCTCTAAAATGTTATCTTTCATTAATTTTATTGTTTGATGTTTTTCTTCAGCACATGTAGAAATCAAAATTGGTACCAAAAGCTTATTATGACTTTCTTTATGAAAACAACTCAAATCTAGTGCATAATCCGTAACTTGTTCAATAGCATAATTCGGATATGTTGATTCACCAACTTTAAATTCTAATAGAAAAACAATACCATTATAAAGAAGTACATTGTCAATTCTATTTCCTATTCGTGGTATGGTATATTCAAATAATAAATGTCCATCTTTACATTTAGTTAATTCTCTTTTTAATATTTCAATTTCTTTTTTCCATGTGTTTTTTTGTAAATCATCAGCAGCAAACTGATCATTGCTTGTTATTTCACCAAATATGGTAAAATTATTTTTTTCTATAAATTCACTTACGCTGCTTAAATAATATGCTCTTTTCAAAACTCACACCCCTTTACCGCTAGCCTTCTATTCTACTTTTATAGATTATACATTTATTATAAAATATCTAATCTATTCTATCACAAACTATGTTATATACATATATGAAAAAAGCTCACAGACAAAGCCTGTGAGCTGTAAAATCAACTCTTTATTTTAATTCAATG
This Clostridium novyi NT DNA region includes the following protein-coding sequences:
- a CDS encoding type I restriction endonuclease subunit R, whose product is MSKEYSEDGLVQKTTIDYFKYNLDWNTAYAYNTETLGENGTFGRKIEKEIVLVKYLKPALKKLNPNLPEEAYDRAIEKIVENNISKSLIDINKEKYKMFKEGVKVEFKDREGHRKEEKLKIFNFQEPSKNHFLAIRELWIQGDLYRRRADIVGFVNGIPLLFIELKNVHKEVEDAYRDNLTDYKDTIPEIFNFNAFVILSNGSKGKAGAVTSKYEYFNEWKRLKEEEEGSVEFETMLKGMCSKDNFMDIFENFILFDDSSGKLVKIIARNHQFLGVNKAVESFKKSKKTKSNKLGVFWHTQGSGKSYSIVFFCQKILRKLNGNQSFLIVTDRTELDEQIYKTFVGVEAVKANYDVWASSGEHLKTLLKQNNRYIFTLIHKFNEKVKEPFPNSDEVIVISDEAHRTQYGLLATNMRHALPEAKFLGFTGTPLLSGDTTTKEEFGDYVSIYDFDRAVKDGATVPLYYESRGEKLGIVDHNLNSKIQDKIEDFDLSDDQEEKLRRALGKQYHVITSNERLDKIARDIVNHYSTMWESGKAMLVCIDKVTCVKMYNLIDKYWKEKIKLEESQLKNCIDEQDGVEKTKHLNWLKETEYAVVVSEEQNEVKTFEKWGLDIKPHREKIKKGIKRNNEDKYTELATDFKDSESPFRLAIVCAMWLTGFDVKCLSILYLDKVLKQHTLMQTIARANRVYEGKNNGLIVDYIGVLKNLRQALADYGSATGINNGENTSTGNPAKTDEELINELAYVIEQTKEHLKSLNYNLDELVVCESGFNKIKLINDAQEVIYSSKEFKNKFEILAREVIAKYKACLYHEDIDKYTPYKNAIDIIYKKIQEKKKVSDITEVIKELHTVVDDAISTQEIKEDSVNEYKVFDISNIDFDKLKEEFKKNPRKNTTVHDMQEKIEMRLSKMLKQNSTRMDYYERYQRIIEEYNNEKDRLTIEKTFEDLLKFVNDLSKEEKRAAREGLTEEYLAVFDLLEKPNLLSREREKLKKISKELIEELKLTISNIDNWREKTQSKSIVKQHIYNFLYQYLPESYEEYEIEEKKEVVYKHFLYNYKDTQCNTYV
- a CDS encoding DUF2075 domain-containing protein codes for the protein MKRAYYLSSVSEFIEKNNFTIFGEITSNDQFAADDLQKNTWKKEIEILKRELTKCKDGHLLFEYTIPRIGNRIDNVLLYNGIVFLLEFKVGESTYPNYAIEQVTDYALDLSCFHKESHNKLLVPILISTCAEEKHQTIKLMKDNILETYCCNEFNIGKYISEVCSLYRRTNFNPESWINSLYMPTPTIIEAAQALYMGHNVEDISRNDASAKNLNKTTKAINDIIDYSKANNKKSICFITGVPGAGKTLAGLNIAIERQKVDENEHAVFLSGNGPLVDVLQEALARDDVKRNNIRKSEAIRKSREFIQIIHHFRDDAISVDTPPIERVAIFDEAQRAWDEPNLTNFMKKKKGVLDFNMSEPEFLISILNRHNGWSTIVCLIGGGQEINKGESQGISGWFQSLRNNYPDWDVYISNKIIDDEYSKGNTFDELVKGINYKIVDDLHLSISLRSFRSENVAEFVKAILDVNKDKSKELYKNFNKDYPICITRDLEVAKKWVKNKAKGSQRYGMTASSGAKRLRKYGVWVQNKIDAPNWFLNSKDDVRSSYFLEETATEFDIQGLELDWTIVCWDANLRFCSDHFEFYNFNGTKWQNINKKDNILYLKNAYRVLLTRARQGFIIFIPTGDENDITMSPEFYNGIYNYLKDIGIEEKNIHNI
- a CDS encoding restriction endonuclease subunit S encodes the protein MIKLGEISEIKGGKRLPKGCDFVEQETKYKYIRARDIGEGKIKCDELQYIDEKTYETIKNYTVSTNDVCITIVGANIGDIGIVSEELDGANLTENAVKITKLKNYDSSFLLYYLSMDKSKQEMQTLAAGAAQPKLGIYKIKEILVPKVDINIQKKVVNIISKYDYLIENNLKRIKLLEESAELIYKEWFVNFRFPGYEKCEFVDGVPKGWSKVHLSEIVSTQYGFTESALNEDTGVKYLRGKDINKTSYINWSSVPWCKIEDNQKDKYALKKHDILVIRMADPGKVGIVEEDIEAVFASYLIRININNDNIKPYYLFYFLNSDFYQQFISQSSTGATRKSANAKLITDVDILMPEKKVIEQFETKITDLRVLLNNLLQQNQKLKEARDILIPKLIMGEIEV
- a CDS encoding N-6 DNA methylase gives rise to the protein MEDIKKIERDLWDAADQLRANSKLTAAEYSMPVLGLIFLRYAYNRFLMVKEEIEENLPSRNGKKRPITKEDFESKSAIFLPEIARYDYLVSLTEDADIGKSINNAMKAIEKEYEKLKGSLPTNYTIFDNELLRELLRKFNSDELRNAKGDVFGRIYEYFLNKFAMTGAQEGGEFFTPISLVQMIVNVIEPEQGIVLDPACGSAGMFVQTGHFIQSHGASANDKVTFYGQEKAELNTKLARMNMAVHGLEGKILEGNTFYEDKHELLGKCNYVMANPPFNVDGVDSEKIKTDPRLPFGLPGVNKKSKAVSNANYLWIQYFYSYLNEKGRAGFVMASSATDAGHGEKDVRERLIKTNDVDVIISIGNNFFYTRSLPCTLWFFDKNKSEDKKDKVLMIDARNIFRKVNRTINDFSEEQLKNITSIVWLYRGQNERYLKLVAEYINDYSSKANFINKKAILFEDKLHELIDQLERFNSFKLVADENKEIREEYYTSLKELQKDIDNYFVEKETLNREIEDYQNWVKDNTIEDFSEIDKANSIQIEQYSKFEEISNKIKLKIKAIDHLYKEANNLIDKAEKELEAKKSDEWDTKKVKEDRKKIDEAKKDFVESLKEINYLYSQVKWLQSKFKDAKLEDIEGLCKLVDKEEIEKNDWSLTPGRYVGVAQHIDEDFDFEARLKEIQIELDGLNEEAFELAKVIKCNFEELGI